AGGTGCTTTCGGAGTCAGCTCCGGGGGCTGGCCGGAGGGTGGCCAACCGGGCCTCGTCCTGTTCGGCCAGGGCCCAGCAGAGAGCATGGCGCAGGCCGTAGCCCCTGGTGAGGGCTGGGCCTGCGGCGATGAGGCGATCCTCCCAGAGGCGACGCAAGGGCGCTTCGAAGGCGCCTTGGCGCACCTGGAGGCGACCCCAGCGCCACAGCGCCAAGGCCGTGCCGGAACGGCGCAGGGGCAGGGTCTTCAGGGCGGTGGCGAGCTGGTCCTTGGGGGCCTTCATAAGGCGGCGCAGGGCCTCGGCCTCCTGCCGATCCGGGCCACCCGCAAACGGATCGGGAGGAAGGCCGCGCTCCACCTCGAAGGTGGCGGCGATCCGGAGCCAGCGGTAGGAGAGGGCCGCGGCCCCCTTGAGCTTGGGGGGGGCGGGCAGGGCGTTTTCCCAGTCGAAGGCCTCCAGAAGGGCGTTTTCGGCCTCCTGGCCTGCGGGGGCGGGGATGGGCGTAACGATGGCTGGAGGCGCTTGCAGGGTGGGGAGGGGCATCAATACCTCTCTTAATGGCAGAATGGTCCTCCGCATCATACGGGAGTCCCCTTGTCCGCACCCCATTCGACCCTCACGCCCCCGCTCCTCACGGCGAGGGAGCGCCTGGTGGTGGCCCTGGACGTGGCCACGGCCAAGGAGGCCCTGGCCATGGCTGAGCGGCTGTCGGGCCGGGTGGGCATGCTGAAGGTGGGCCTGGAGTTGTTCTGCGCCGAGGGCCCGGCCTTTGTGCGAGAGCTGCAGACGAAGGTGCCCGTGTTCCTCGATCTGAAGCTCCACGACATCCCCACCACCGTTCGCCGGGCCATGGAGGCGGTGCTGAAGCTGGATCCCCGCCTGATCAACGTGCATGCCCAGGGCGGTCCCGCCATGTTGGAAGCGGCGGTGGAGGCCGTGCGGGCCCATCGGGCGGCGGGTGGTCGCACAGAGTTGCTGGCGGTCACGGTGCTGACCAGCCTGGATCGCGAGGCCCTGGCGGCCCTGGGCCATGCGGCTCCACCCGAGGAGCTGGCCCTGGCCTATGCGAAGCTGGCCCAGCAGGCCGGCTGCGGCGGCGTGGTGTGCTCGGCCTGGGAAGCCGCGACCATCCGCGAGGCTTGCGGCGAAGGCTTCCACCGCCTCACACCGGGCATCCGGCCCTCCGGCGCGGCGACGCAGGATCAGGCCCGGGTCATGACGCCCGCCCAGGCCCTCAAGCAGGGCTCTACCTGGCTGGTGGTGGGCCGCCCCATCACCCATGCGGCCGATCCTGCGGCGGCGGCCGAGGCCATCGTGGCCGAGATGCAGGCCTGATGTCCGCTGGCTCGCCGCTCGTTTTCCGGCCCTCCTTCGCCCAGCGCGCCATGGCCATGCTGCTCTTCGCGGGCTCCTGGCTGGTGGGCGTGCGGGCCCTGGCGCAGATCATGGAGCGGCTGCCCGTGCTGCGGGCCTCGCTGAAGGTGGCGGAGGCCGCCGGCGATCCCACCTGGTCCTTCTGGGTGGCGGTGACGGCTGCCTTCGGTGCCGTGGTGCTGGGGAGCTTCCTGTTGCTGGGTACCCTGGTCGGCGTGCTGATGGTGGAGGGCTCGCAGGTGCTGGTGGACGACCTGGGCCTGTCGGTGGAGCACAGCGCGCTGCCCGCGCCCCTGGCCCGCCGGTTCGGCGCCGGCCGTCTGCTCTGGAAGCAGGTCTCGCGCCTGGAGCGGTCCGGGCCCTTCTTCGTCCTGCGCGGGGGCGGTGATGCCACGGTGAATCTGCGCAAGGACCCCACCCTCCGCTTCCTGCTGGTGGATGAGTTGGAGCGGCTGGTGCTCACCATCCTGGAGCGCAGCCCCAACCTGAAGCACGAGGACTGATGCCTTCGTTCATGGAGATCTTCGGCTTCATCACCGGTGCGGCCTGCGTGGCCCTGCTGGTGCGGCAGAGCATCTGGAACTGGCCTCTGGGCATCGCCAACAACCTGGTGTTCATCGTGCTGTTCTACCGGACGGGCCTCTACGCCGACGTAGGCCTGCAGGGCTTCTACATCGCCATTTCCATCTACGGGTGGTGGCACTGGCTGCATGGGGGCCGCGATCACAGGACGCTCACCGTAAGCCGGGTGCGGCCGCAGACGGGGCTGCTGCTGGCCTTGGCCGTGGCGGCCCTCACGGCCACCCTGACTTGGCTGCTGCGCCGCTACACCAACAGCACGGTGCCCGTGCTGGATTCGCTCATCACAGCCCTCAGCCTGGTGGCCCAGTTCATGATGACCCGCAAGTGGATCGAGAACTGGCCCGTGTGGATCGTGGCGAACTGTCTTTCCGTGGGGCTGCTGATCTACAAGGGGCTCTACGTGGCCAGCGCCCTCTACGTGGTGTACCAGGTGCTTTGTGTCATGGGGCTGCTGGAGTGGAGACGCGCCCTGGA
This sequence is a window from Geothrix sp. PMB-07. Protein-coding genes within it:
- the pnuC gene encoding nicotinamide riboside transporter PnuC, yielding MPSFMEIFGFITGAACVALLVRQSIWNWPLGIANNLVFIVLFYRTGLYADVGLQGFYIAISIYGWWHWLHGGRDHRTLTVSRVRPQTGLLLALAVAALTATLTWLLRRYTNSTVPVLDSLITALSLVAQFMMTRKWIENWPVWIVANCLSVGLLIYKGLYVASALYVVYQVLCVMGLLEWRRALEAEPTSSAD
- the pyrF gene encoding orotidine-5'-phosphate decarboxylase, with product MSAPHSTLTPPLLTARERLVVALDVATAKEALAMAERLSGRVGMLKVGLELFCAEGPAFVRELQTKVPVFLDLKLHDIPTTVRRAMEAVLKLDPRLINVHAQGGPAMLEAAVEAVRAHRAAGGRTELLAVTVLTSLDREALAALGHAAPPEELALAYAKLAQQAGCGGVVCSAWEAATIREACGEGFHRLTPGIRPSGAATQDQARVMTPAQALKQGSTWLVVGRPITHAADPAAAAEAIVAEMQA